One stretch of Sebastes umbrosus isolate fSebUmb1 chromosome 5, fSebUmb1.pri, whole genome shotgun sequence DNA includes these proteins:
- the LOC119488914 gene encoding gamma-interferon-inducible lysosomal thiol reductase, translated as MKQSGLCVVVFLLLCTDRRGSGMSHPKPACRYPPSQWCRSLEIAIACNVQKQCMELNATRPNQAVPPVSVTLYYEILCPACRVFISQQLFPTWNMLQDIMTVTLVPYGNAKELPSANPPFTCQHGEPECRGNMIEACVLHLTGHSAFQIINCMESAANVLDAAQPCLQLYAPSVSWLSVDSCVKGRLGHQLMHANAVMTRALNPAHTHVPWVTFNGEYIEENEDKAMSSLFHLVCQLYKGVKPPACTGAPVRLSRSFC; from the exons ATGAAGCAGTCAggactgtgtgttgttgtgtttctactCCTCTGTACTGACCGGAGAGGCTCCGGGATGTCTCACCCTAAACCGGCCTGCAGGTATCCTCCGTCTCAGTGGTGTCGCTCTCTGGAGATAGCAATAGCATGCAAT GTTCAGAAGCAGTGTATGGAGCTGAACGCTACCAGACCAAACCAGGCCGTTCCTCCAGTATCTGTCACTCTGTACTACGAGATTCTGTGTCCGGCCTGCAGAGTCTTCATCAGCCAGCAGCTCTTCCCCACCTGGAACATGCTGCAGGACATCATGACCGTCACTCTGGTCCCCTACGGGAACGCTAAG GAGCTTCCATCAGCAAATCCTCCGTTCACCTGTCAGCACGGAGAGCCTGAATGCAGAGGAAACATGATTGAG GCCTGTGTCCTCCATTTAACGGGACACTCAGCGTTTCAGATCATCAACTGCATGGAGTCGGCTGCCAATGTTCTCGACGCTGCTCAGCCT TGTCTCCAGCTGTACGCTCCCTCCGTCTCCTGGTTGAGCGTGGACTCCTGTGTGAAAGGACGTCTGGGACACCAGCTGATGCACGCCAACGCCGTCATGACCAGAGCGCTGAACCCCGCGCACACACATGTCCCCTGGGTCACCTTCAACGGG gaATACATAGAAGAGAACGAGGACAAGGCGATGTCGTCCCTTTTCCACCTGGTTTGCCAACTCTACAAG GGGGTGAAGCCTCCAGCCTGCACTGGAGCTCCGGTCAGACTGAGCAGAAGCTTCTGctga
- the pde4cb gene encoding cAMP-specific 3',5'-cyclic phosphodiesterase 4D isoform X8, with translation MSRNSSTASDLEEGLKHWEVNWLPRHGEDMIVTPFAQVLASLRTVRTNFAVLTHLQDRVTNKRATSSNQPSTCKPCLTEEPYQKLAVETLEELDWCLDQLETLQTRHSVGEMASNKFKRMLNRELTQLSETSRSGNQVSEFIANTFLEKQHDVEIQSPTSKEKEKKKRPMSQISGVKKVTQSPSLAPACIPRFGVSTPHESLLAKEVEDIDRWGLDIFKIAEFSGNRPLTVVMYSIFQERDLMKTFKIPDETFITLLMTLEDHYRADVAYHNNIHAADVVQSIHVLLSTPALEAVFTDLEIMAVLFASAIHDVDHPGVTNQFLINTSSELALMYNDASVLENHHLAVGFKLLQEDNCDIFQNLSKKQRESLRKMVIDMVLATDMSKHMNFLADMKTMVETKKVTSLGVLLLDNYSDRIQVLQNMVHCADLSNPTKPLELYRQWTDRIMEEFFTQGDRERDKGMEISPMCDKHNASIEKTQVGFIDYVVHPLWETWADLVHPDAQDILDTLEDNREWYQSMIPRSPSPTSPEEHHVEVMPGGGTVGAGGAVPSGGGGGGGGDKFQFELTLEEEEEDEEELESDLESPLEEESQSGGERHRDSSSPSLSPDPRSSSRYRPPSPHPSRTLNLAAMSVRSPHRMLASVGREGADRDRELSQEGDGVACLRMGT, from the exons GTTCTTGCCAGTCTACGAACAGTGAGAACGAACTTTGCTGTTCTAACACATCTGCAAGACCGTGTAACAAACAA GCGGGCGACTAGCAGCAACCAGCCGTCCACGTGTAAGCCATGTCTTACAG AGGAGCCCTACCAGAAGCTGGCGGTGGAGACACTGGAAGAGCTGGACTGGTGTCTGGACCAACTGGAGACGCTGCAGACGAGACACTCAGTCGGCGAGATGGCATCCAATAAG TTTAAGAGGATGCTGAACCGCGAGCTGACGCAGCTATCTGAGACAAGCCGCTCAGGGAATCAGGTGTCCGAGTTCATCGCCAACACCTTCCTAG AGAAACAACATGACGTGGAGATCCAGTCTCCAACTTctaaggagaaggagaagaagaagaggcccATGTCACAGATCAGTGGTGTGAAAAAGGTCACGCAGAGCCCCAGCTTAGCACCCGCCTGCATCCCCCGCTTTGGAGTCAGCACGCCACACGAGAGCCTGCTGGCCAAG GAGGTCGAGGACATTGATCGTTGGGGTCTGGATATATTCAAGATAGCAGAATTTTCCGGAAACCGCCCTCTGACGGTGGTCATGTACTCCATCTTCCAG GAGCGAGACCTCATGAAAACCTTTAAGATCCCAGATGAGACCTTCATCACCTTACTGATGACTTTGGAGGATCACTACCGCGCAGACGTAGCTTATCACAACAACATTCATGCAGCTGATGTGGTGCAGTCCATCCACGTCCTCCTGTCCACCCCCGCTCTAGAG GCGGTGTTCACAGACCTGGAGATCATGGCTGTTCTGTTTGCCAGCGCCATCCATGATGTTGACCACCCAGGAGTCACCAACCAGTTCTTAATAAACACCA GTTCAGAGCTAGCGCTGATGTACAACGATGCCTCAGTGCTGGAGAATCACCACCTCGCTGTGGGCTTCAAACTGCTGCAAGAAGACAACTGTGACATCTTCCAAAACCTCAgcaagaaacagagagagtcCCTCCGAAAGATGGTCATCGACATG GTGCTTGCCACAGATATGTCCAAACACATGAACTTCTTGGCGGATATGAAGACAATGGTGGAGACCAAGAAGGTGACCAGTCTAGGAGTCCTGCTGCTGGACAACTACTCTGACCGCATCCAG GTTCTGCAGAACATGGTCCACTGTGCCGACCTGAGCAACCCAACCAAACCGCTGGAGCTCTACCGCCAGTGGACGGACCGCATCATGGAGGAGTTCTTCACCCAGGGAGACCGAGAGCGGGACAAAGGCATGGAGATCAGTCCCATGTGTGACAAACACAACGCCTCCATAGAGAAGACCCAG GTGGGTTTTATCGACTATGTTGTCCACCCTCTGTGGGAGACATGGGCGGACCTGGTGCACCCTGACGCCCAGGACATCCTGGACACACTGGAGGACAACAGGGAGTGGTACCAGAGCATGATCCCCCGCAGCCCGTCGCCCACCAGCCCCGAGGAGCACCACGTGGAGGTGATGCCAGGAGGAGGAACTGTTGGAGCAGGAGGGGCCGTCccttcaggaggaggaggaggaggaggaggggacaaGTTCCAGTTTGAACTCActctggaggaagaagaggaggatgaggaggagttgGAGTCTGACCTGGAGAGCCCACTAGAGGAGGAGTCCCAGTCGGGTGGGGAGCGGCACCGGgactcctcctccccctctttgTCCCCAGACccccgcagcagcagcaggtaccGTCCCCCCTCGCCTCACCCGTCTCGGACCCTGAATCTGGCTGCCATGTCGGTGCGGAGCCCCCACAGGATGCTGGCCTCCGTGGGACGGGAGGGCGCCGACAGGGACAGAGAACTGAGCCAGGAGGGCGACGGGGTGGCGTGCCTACGCATGGGCACGTAA
- the pde4cb gene encoding cAMP-specific 3',5'-cyclic phosphodiesterase 4D isoform X10 has translation MPALALCVCLCWRLRQFKRMLNRELTQLSETSRSGNQVSEFIANTFLEKQHDVEIQSPTSKEKEKKKRPMSQISGVKKVTQSPSLAPACIPRFGVSTPHESLLAKEVEDIDRWGLDIFKIAEFSGNRPLTVVMYSIFQERDLMKTFKIPDETFITLLMTLEDHYRADVAYHNNIHAADVVQSIHVLLSTPALEAVFTDLEIMAVLFASAIHDVDHPGVTNQFLINTSSELALMYNDASVLENHHLAVGFKLLQEDNCDIFQNLSKKQRESLRKMVIDMVLATDMSKHMNFLADMKTMVETKKVTSLGVLLLDNYSDRIQVLQNMVHCADLSNPTKPLELYRQWTDRIMEEFFTQGDRERDKGMEISPMCDKHNASIEKTQVGFIDYVVHPLWETWADLVHPDAQDILDTLEDNREWYQSMIPRSPSPTSPEEHHVEVMPGGGTVGAGGAVPSGGGGGGGGDKFQFELTLEEEEEDEEELESDLESPLEEESQSGGERHRDSSSPSLSPDPRSSSRYRPPSPHPSRTLNLAAMSVRSPHRMLASVGREGADRDRELSQEGDGVACLRMGT, from the exons ATGCCTGCGTTGGCTCTCTGCGTTTGTCTGTGCTGGAGACTCAGACAG TTTAAGAGGATGCTGAACCGCGAGCTGACGCAGCTATCTGAGACAAGCCGCTCAGGGAATCAGGTGTCCGAGTTCATCGCCAACACCTTCCTAG AGAAACAACATGACGTGGAGATCCAGTCTCCAACTTctaaggagaaggagaagaagaagaggcccATGTCACAGATCAGTGGTGTGAAAAAGGTCACGCAGAGCCCCAGCTTAGCACCCGCCTGCATCCCCCGCTTTGGAGTCAGCACGCCACACGAGAGCCTGCTGGCCAAG GAGGTCGAGGACATTGATCGTTGGGGTCTGGATATATTCAAGATAGCAGAATTTTCCGGAAACCGCCCTCTGACGGTGGTCATGTACTCCATCTTCCAG GAGCGAGACCTCATGAAAACCTTTAAGATCCCAGATGAGACCTTCATCACCTTACTGATGACTTTGGAGGATCACTACCGCGCAGACGTAGCTTATCACAACAACATTCATGCAGCTGATGTGGTGCAGTCCATCCACGTCCTCCTGTCCACCCCCGCTCTAGAG GCGGTGTTCACAGACCTGGAGATCATGGCTGTTCTGTTTGCCAGCGCCATCCATGATGTTGACCACCCAGGAGTCACCAACCAGTTCTTAATAAACACCA GTTCAGAGCTAGCGCTGATGTACAACGATGCCTCAGTGCTGGAGAATCACCACCTCGCTGTGGGCTTCAAACTGCTGCAAGAAGACAACTGTGACATCTTCCAAAACCTCAgcaagaaacagagagagtcCCTCCGAAAGATGGTCATCGACATG GTGCTTGCCACAGATATGTCCAAACACATGAACTTCTTGGCGGATATGAAGACAATGGTGGAGACCAAGAAGGTGACCAGTCTAGGAGTCCTGCTGCTGGACAACTACTCTGACCGCATCCAG GTTCTGCAGAACATGGTCCACTGTGCCGACCTGAGCAACCCAACCAAACCGCTGGAGCTCTACCGCCAGTGGACGGACCGCATCATGGAGGAGTTCTTCACCCAGGGAGACCGAGAGCGGGACAAAGGCATGGAGATCAGTCCCATGTGTGACAAACACAACGCCTCCATAGAGAAGACCCAG GTGGGTTTTATCGACTATGTTGTCCACCCTCTGTGGGAGACATGGGCGGACCTGGTGCACCCTGACGCCCAGGACATCCTGGACACACTGGAGGACAACAGGGAGTGGTACCAGAGCATGATCCCCCGCAGCCCGTCGCCCACCAGCCCCGAGGAGCACCACGTGGAGGTGATGCCAGGAGGAGGAACTGTTGGAGCAGGAGGGGCCGTCccttcaggaggaggaggaggaggaggaggggacaaGTTCCAGTTTGAACTCActctggaggaagaagaggaggatgaggaggagttgGAGTCTGACCTGGAGAGCCCACTAGAGGAGGAGTCCCAGTCGGGTGGGGAGCGGCACCGGgactcctcctccccctctttgTCCCCAGACccccgcagcagcagcaggtaccGTCCCCCCTCGCCTCACCCGTCTCGGACCCTGAATCTGGCTGCCATGTCGGTGCGGAGCCCCCACAGGATGCTGGCCTCCGTGGGACGGGAGGGCGCCGACAGGGACAGAGAACTGAGCCAGGAGGGCGACGGGGTGGCGTGCCTACGCATGGGCACGTAA
- the pde4cb gene encoding cAMP-specific 3',5'-cyclic phosphodiesterase 4D isoform X9, with translation MFVLPPILLRIRTEICFYQFKRMLNRELTQLSETSRSGNQVSEFIANTFLEKQHDVEIQSPTSKEKEKKKRPMSQISGVKKVTQSPSLAPACIPRFGVSTPHESLLAKEVEDIDRWGLDIFKIAEFSGNRPLTVVMYSIFQERDLMKTFKIPDETFITLLMTLEDHYRADVAYHNNIHAADVVQSIHVLLSTPALEAVFTDLEIMAVLFASAIHDVDHPGVTNQFLINTSSELALMYNDASVLENHHLAVGFKLLQEDNCDIFQNLSKKQRESLRKMVIDMVLATDMSKHMNFLADMKTMVETKKVTSLGVLLLDNYSDRIQVLQNMVHCADLSNPTKPLELYRQWTDRIMEEFFTQGDRERDKGMEISPMCDKHNASIEKTQVGFIDYVVHPLWETWADLVHPDAQDILDTLEDNREWYQSMIPRSPSPTSPEEHHVEVMPGGGTVGAGGAVPSGGGGGGGGDKFQFELTLEEEEEDEEELESDLESPLEEESQSGGERHRDSSSPSLSPDPRSSSRYRPPSPHPSRTLNLAAMSVRSPHRMLASVGREGADRDRELSQEGDGVACLRMGT, from the exons ATGTTCGTACTTCCACCCATTTTATTGCGCATACGTACTGAGATTTGTTTTTATCAG TTTAAGAGGATGCTGAACCGCGAGCTGACGCAGCTATCTGAGACAAGCCGCTCAGGGAATCAGGTGTCCGAGTTCATCGCCAACACCTTCCTAG AGAAACAACATGACGTGGAGATCCAGTCTCCAACTTctaaggagaaggagaagaagaagaggcccATGTCACAGATCAGTGGTGTGAAAAAGGTCACGCAGAGCCCCAGCTTAGCACCCGCCTGCATCCCCCGCTTTGGAGTCAGCACGCCACACGAGAGCCTGCTGGCCAAG GAGGTCGAGGACATTGATCGTTGGGGTCTGGATATATTCAAGATAGCAGAATTTTCCGGAAACCGCCCTCTGACGGTGGTCATGTACTCCATCTTCCAG GAGCGAGACCTCATGAAAACCTTTAAGATCCCAGATGAGACCTTCATCACCTTACTGATGACTTTGGAGGATCACTACCGCGCAGACGTAGCTTATCACAACAACATTCATGCAGCTGATGTGGTGCAGTCCATCCACGTCCTCCTGTCCACCCCCGCTCTAGAG GCGGTGTTCACAGACCTGGAGATCATGGCTGTTCTGTTTGCCAGCGCCATCCATGATGTTGACCACCCAGGAGTCACCAACCAGTTCTTAATAAACACCA GTTCAGAGCTAGCGCTGATGTACAACGATGCCTCAGTGCTGGAGAATCACCACCTCGCTGTGGGCTTCAAACTGCTGCAAGAAGACAACTGTGACATCTTCCAAAACCTCAgcaagaaacagagagagtcCCTCCGAAAGATGGTCATCGACATG GTGCTTGCCACAGATATGTCCAAACACATGAACTTCTTGGCGGATATGAAGACAATGGTGGAGACCAAGAAGGTGACCAGTCTAGGAGTCCTGCTGCTGGACAACTACTCTGACCGCATCCAG GTTCTGCAGAACATGGTCCACTGTGCCGACCTGAGCAACCCAACCAAACCGCTGGAGCTCTACCGCCAGTGGACGGACCGCATCATGGAGGAGTTCTTCACCCAGGGAGACCGAGAGCGGGACAAAGGCATGGAGATCAGTCCCATGTGTGACAAACACAACGCCTCCATAGAGAAGACCCAG GTGGGTTTTATCGACTATGTTGTCCACCCTCTGTGGGAGACATGGGCGGACCTGGTGCACCCTGACGCCCAGGACATCCTGGACACACTGGAGGACAACAGGGAGTGGTACCAGAGCATGATCCCCCGCAGCCCGTCGCCCACCAGCCCCGAGGAGCACCACGTGGAGGTGATGCCAGGAGGAGGAACTGTTGGAGCAGGAGGGGCCGTCccttcaggaggaggaggaggaggaggaggggacaaGTTCCAGTTTGAACTCActctggaggaagaagaggaggatgaggaggagttgGAGTCTGACCTGGAGAGCCCACTAGAGGAGGAGTCCCAGTCGGGTGGGGAGCGGCACCGGgactcctcctccccctctttgTCCCCAGACccccgcagcagcagcaggtaccGTCCCCCCTCGCCTCACCCGTCTCGGACCCTGAATCTGGCTGCCATGTCGGTGCGGAGCCCCCACAGGATGCTGGCCTCCGTGGGACGGGAGGGCGCCGACAGGGACAGAGAACTGAGCCAGGAGGGCGACGGGGTGGCGTGCCTACGCATGGGCACGTAA